The Patescibacteria group bacterium DNA window GTATCGCAGGAGTGGGAGAACAAGAGATTATCATAAATGTCGACCCGGCTGGGAACATAAATGAATCCACTAAATCAAACAACATCGTTCGTGTCACTGTGACGGTTGATGAAATAAATTAATTCATCTACCCTCCCTCCACTAAAGCGAGATTGTGTATTTTAAAAAACTCTCACAGCTCAAAATAGCACGGTTTTTGCGAAGCAAAATATTTTGAGCGAGAGGAGTAAAAAATCCCCGCAGGGGGATTTTAATGCGTGTTTTTAAAATACACGACCGAGCGAAATTATATATCAAGCTTCGCTAACTTTGCATTTGATTGGATAAATGCTTTTCGCGGTGCCACATCAGAACCCATTAAAATATCAAATACCTGGTCTGCTTCTTGAGCATCTTCTATTGTTACCTGTTTGAGAATGCGCTTATTAATATCCATTGTGGTTTCC harbors:
- a CDS encoding DNA topoisomerase IV subunit B (negatively supercoils closed circular double-stranded DNA), translating into KVLEIEEENTEENEDGKKATEKGKTPKISVQRYKGLGEMNAEELGETTMDINKRILKQVTIEDAQEADQVFDILMGSDVAPRKAFIQSNAKLAKLDI